One Rhizophagus irregularis chromosome 5, complete sequence DNA window includes the following coding sequences:
- a CDS encoding uncharacterized protein (SECRETED:cutsite_VFS-QE; SECRETED:prob_0.8822); SECRETED:SignalP(1-19), which translates to MKLLIFALFLSSLVISVFSQEQPVDLGAVTVPYKTAKVPPNNGTWKFCSDTSTKYVSYSVRIVPDSTPITPGFGIATPGKIPSTLGAGKGISAQLESPSGFSFIDSLSCHEKIVTVCDQDTGDIPIGTAAKYCLSVTNPFSNPQTINVAFSGSDTVFEKGGFTSPNKSGGNNKPFSSASIISSNIYLMFTCLILYFLI; encoded by the exons atgaaattgttgATTTTTGCTTTATTCTTGAGTTCACTG gTTATTTCTGTTTTCTCTCAAGAACAACCAGTAGATTTAGGTGCAGTTACTGTTCCATATAAGACCGCAAAAGTTCCTCCAAATAATGGTACTTGGAAATTCTGTAGTGATACGTCGACAAAATATGTta gtTATAGTGTTAGAATAGTACCAGATTCAACGCCAATTACTCCAGGTTTTGGAATCGCAACACCAGGAAAAATTCCATCTACATTGGGTGCTGGTAAAGGAATTTCGGCTCAGTTGGAAAGCCCTTCTGGTTTTAGTTTTATTGATTCATTATCATGTCATGAAAAAATTGTTACGGTATGTGATCAAGATACGGGGGATATTCCTATAGGTACTGCTGCGAAATATTGTTTATCGGTAACAAATCCTTTCTCAAATCCACAAACAATAAATGTCGCATTTTCGGGTAGTGATACTGTATTTGAAAAAGGCGGATTTACGAGTCCAAATAAATCTGGTGGTAATAATAAACCATTCAGCAGTgcttcaataatttcatcgaatatttatttgatgtttacttgtttaatattatacttccttatttaa